AAAAAAAACGAAGTATATATAGCCGAATATAATCAAAAAAAAGAGCGTTTAGAGACATTCATCAATGGTCAGGAAAAGGCTGTTGAAGAAGGTATGAAAACTCTTGCAAATGATATTTCTATTCCATTCCAACTAGATGTAGATTACACCTATTCTGCTAAAAATAAATTATTTACTGCAAATTTGGAAATACCAAAAGGACTAAACATTCCATTAATGAAAGCTTCAATCTTATCAACAGGTAAGATCTCTATAAAGAGCAAGACACTTAAAGAGAATTTACAAAATGAATCTGATTGCATTTTAGGAGTTATTTACTATTTTAGTAGTTTAGTATTTAATATCACCCCTAATATTGAAACGGCTCGAATTGCATTATGGGATAGCAACAGAAGTTCCGGTTTTTGCTGGGTTGAATTAAATAGAGAGAAATTCTCACAAACAGATATAAATACACTCGAACCTATCATTAGCATTTATGACTACCCACATGTCTTAAAATTGAAAACCGACCGGAATGTCAATGAAATAGTACGAATTGAATATAACGAATTCATACAGCGCATAACTCAAACGATTTAAACTTCTACTCACCTTCCAATATAAAGGCTTAACTAATAATTATGCAGAATTTAAAAGAGAAAAACTGGAGTTCCATAATAGTAATAATCTTACTATTATGGAATCCTATCACTTTATTATTACTATTCAAGAATTATGTAATAGCCTTCTTCATTCCTGCCATAATATTATCTACCGGATTATACATATATTCCCTAAATGATAAGTATCTTAGAATAAAAGTTTGGGCTTTCAATATATGTGCAATCTTAAGTATTGCATACCATGCTGAACTGATTTTCATAAACGTATTTCCCGAGAAGAATATCCCAAATCTATATCAAATCCACGATAAGTATTATTTCAACAAACCAAATCTTAATAGAAATTTCAATGATGACGAATATGTCAGTTTATATAAAACTAATTGTCAAGGATATAGGATTGACAGACTATCAAATGCAAACGATAGTATAAAATATTGTGACTGGATGTTCATTGGTGATTCATATACACAAGGAGCACAAGTAGACTACCCTGATTTATTTTCATCATTATTATATCGTTACTTTCCCGATAAAATAATTGTCAATGCAGGAATTAGCGGTGCAGGACTTTATGATGAACTAAACTATTACAAAGATATGGGGCATTTATTAAAGCCTAAACGTGTATTTTTACAAATAGGAGTATTCAATGATTTTTTCAATGTTGAGGAAAAGAATGCATCATTTCAGGATTGGTTAATGTGCTATTCTGACTTATTTCGTTATTTAGAATTCAATCTCATCGGCAAAGAAGATTTATCCTTAAAAAGGTGGACAGAACCTTTCTTTGCTAATATACAAAAAAATACAGACTACAATATCTTGTATAAAAAGACCTCTCCACAGAAAGAAAAGGATAAAACCTCTTTATATCAATGCATTAAGGAATTTAATCAATGCATAAAACAAAATGGCGGAGAATTAGTTTTGCTATTAATTCCATCCAAAGAACAAGTTTCTGATGAAATGCTTGACGAAGTTGTATGCAAATATAATATACAAAAAAGCGATTTGGATATGACTTATCCTAATAGATGGATACAAGATTTAGCCAATAAAATAGGAATCAAGTTAATCGATTTATATGATGACTTTCGGACTTCCAAGGATTTTCCCTTTTTTTATATTGATGAACATATGAATTATGTTGGGCATCATTTAATTGCTAAACGAGTATCCTCATATTTCTTAAATGAAGCATTTAATTATAATTACCTAAGCCAGGGAAATACTTTCGACCGATATCCGACTATCTACGATGAAAGTAGAAAAATACTCTATCAAAGCCAGGATGAACATTTACACCAAATTTGTACTGCAAATCAAGATTTTAGCAAGAATGAAATTGTATGGAGAAGCTTGAATGAACTTATTCACCCTGTTTATTCACCAGACAAAACAATGTTGGCATTTACAGAAGGGAATCAAGAAAAAGGCTGTACCGATGTGATCTTATATAATTTTATAACCGAACATTCCTTAAAAATAAATGCCCCATCTACCTACGGTGCTATACCAACATTTAGCCATACAGGAGATTTGATTGCCTATGCAAACTGGGATAAATCTTCAGTACCTGGCATTTCTGTATATGACATAAAACAAAACAAAATACTATTTACCATAAAACATAAAGAAGAATGCTGGAGACCCGTTTTTTCTGTTGATGATGAAACAATATATTTCATTCAGAAGGACAGGCAATCAGACAAATTTAAGATAAAATCATATAACCTAAAAAGTCACAAAGAATCAATTCTTCTTAAAACTGACTACGATATCTGGGATATTGCAATTTCTCCGTCAGGAAAATACATGCTTTATGCAGGCTATAAAAATCAGAATTGGGATATATTCATTTATGACATACTGCAACAAAAGGAAAAACAAATAACAGATACACTAGGCGATGAATGGGATCCAGTATTTGGTGCAGATGATTCTGATATTTGGTTTGCAGGTGTATTTGGGATAAATAACGGCATATATCATAAAAAAATCGATTTATGCCCTTAACAGTGATTGTGATAAGCCTATTATTTTTTTATGCTACAGGCATAACATGGAGAAAAGTGATTCTTATTCTCACGAGTCTTTATGTATATTATCAATTCATTGGAGTATATATATTACTATTACTCATTTTATCCACAATTATAATTATATCAAGCAAATTCATTGTCAACGAAAACAAGAAGATATTTGTCATAATCCCTATACTATTTATTATCTTCACTTTTGCAATACTGAAATATACAGGTTTTTCTAATTGGAAACTACCAGTTGGCTTTTCTGTCTATGCTTTTAGTAGTATTTCATTTATAGTCGATCAATATAAAAATCACATAAAATATAAATGGCTCGATATACTTTGTTTTTTATATTTCTTTCCTAAAATCCTAGCAGGACCAATAGAACGGTCACAAGATTTCATAAGTCAACTTTCTACAATCAATAAACCTACACTTATCCAATTTTACAAAGTTTTCAAACTGATAGTTTTCTCAACTTTATGTAAATTCGTGATAGCCAACAATCTTGAAGGAACAACTACCTCAGACTATAATGGAGTTAATACGATCATTTCCATTCTTTTATTTTCAATTCAATTTTATTTTGATTATTGGGCATATACTAACTTCGCAATTGCTTTTGGGTGGCTTTATGGAATAAAACTATCTCCAAGTTTCAATAGACCATACTATTCGAATTCCTTCAAGAAATTTTGGAACTGTTGGAATATAACATTGAGTACATGGCTCAGAGATTATATTTATATCCCATTAGGAGGAAATAAAGTAAAACGATTGCACTGGATTTCCAATATCCTTATAGTATTCATTGTAAGTGGATTATGGCATGGTTCTACGGTTCCGTTTATCATTTGGGGAATTACACATGCTATTCTATTAATTATAGAATTAACTATTATCAAACGGTATTCTTTTAACTTGGGATTGCTATATGGAATTTTTGTTTTTCTAGCCGTCTCACTACTATGGCAGATGTTCAAGTGCAATAATTTAGAAGATATAGCATCACTTTTTAAAGCTATTAAAACGCCTGATAGTATTAACATCCAGCTCATTGTATATTTGTCTATAAGTCTCACAGTAATGGTCATACTACAATCAAAGACTGTACTTAAAATTATTTTCAGCATTCATGACAATAAAAAATTCATTATATATGAAGTAACTACGATTTCCATAATGATAATATTTATTATTTTACTTTGTGGTGATTATAATTCA
The DNA window shown above is from Bacteroides faecium and carries:
- a CDS encoding MBOAT family O-acyltransferase — translated: MPLTVIVISLLFFYATGITWRKVILILTSLYVYYQFIGVYILLLLILSTIIIISSKFIVNENKKIFVIIPILFIIFTFAILKYTGFSNWKLPVGFSVYAFSSISFIVDQYKNHIKYKWLDILCFLYFFPKILAGPIERSQDFISQLSTINKPTLIQFYKVFKLIVFSTLCKFVIANNLEGTTTSDYNGVNTIISILLFSIQFYFDYWAYTNFAIAFGWLYGIKLSPSFNRPYYSNSFKKFWNCWNITLSTWLRDYIYIPLGGNKVKRLHWISNILIVFIVSGLWHGSTVPFIIWGITHAILLIIELTIIKRYSFNLGLLYGIFVFLAVSLLWQMFKCNNLEDIASLFKAIKTPDSINIQLIVYLSISLTVMVILQSKTVLKIIFSIHDNKKFIIYEVTTISIMIIFIILLCGDYNSTFFYFKF
- a CDS encoding GDSL-type esterase/lipase family protein, yielding MQNLKEKNWSSIIVIILLLWNPITLLLLFKNYVIAFFIPAIILSTGLYIYSLNDKYLRIKVWAFNICAILSIAYHAELIFINVFPEKNIPNLYQIHDKYYFNKPNLNRNFNDDEYVSLYKTNCQGYRIDRLSNANDSIKYCDWMFIGDSYTQGAQVDYPDLFSSLLYRYFPDKIIVNAGISGAGLYDELNYYKDMGHLLKPKRVFLQIGVFNDFFNVEEKNASFQDWLMCYSDLFRYLEFNLIGKEDLSLKRWTEPFFANIQKNTDYNILYKKTSPQKEKDKTSLYQCIKEFNQCIKQNGGELVLLLIPSKEQVSDEMLDEVVCKYNIQKSDLDMTYPNRWIQDLANKIGIKLIDLYDDFRTSKDFPFFYIDEHMNYVGHHLIAKRVSSYFLNEAFNYNYLSQGNTFDRYPTIYDESRKILYQSQDEHLHQICTANQDFSKNEIVWRSLNELIHPVYSPDKTMLAFTEGNQEKGCTDVILYNFITEHSLKINAPSTYGAIPTFSHTGDLIAYANWDKSSVPGISVYDIKQNKILFTIKHKEECWRPVFSVDDETIYFIQKDRQSDKFKIKSYNLKSHKESILLKTDYDIWDIAISPSGKYMLYAGYKNQNWDIFIYDILQQKEKQITDTLGDEWDPVFGADDSDIWFAGVFGINNGIYHKKIDLCP